A single Rattus norvegicus strain BN/NHsdMcwi chromosome 5, GRCr8, whole genome shotgun sequence DNA region contains:
- the Pik3cd gene encoding phosphatidylinositol 4,5-bisphosphate 3-kinase catalytic subunit delta isoform isoform X1, with the protein MPPGVDCPMEFWTKEESQSVAVDFLLPTGVYLNFPVSRNANLSTIKQVLWHRAQYEPFFHMLSDPEAYVFTCVNQTAEQQELEDEQRRLCDIQPFLPVLRLVAREGDRVKKLINSQISLLIGKGLHEFDSLRDPEVNDFRTKMRQFCEEAAAHRQQLGWVEWLQYSFPLQLEPSARGWRAGLLHVSNRPLLVNVKFEGSEESFTFQVSTKDMPLALMACALRKKATVFRQPLVERPEEYALQVNGRHEYLYGSYPLCHFQYICSCLHSGLTPHLTMVHSSSILAMRDEQSNPAPQVQKPRVKPPPIPAKKPSSVSLWSLEQPFCIELIEGRKVNADERMKLVVQAGLFHGNEMLCKTVSSSEVNVCSEPVWKQRLEFDISICDLPRMARLCFALYAVVEKAKKARSTKKKSKKADCPIAWANLMLFDYKDQLKTGERCLYMWPSVPDEKGELMNPAGTVRGNPNTESAAALVIYLPEVAPHPVYFPALEKILELGRHGERGRITEEEQLQLREILERRGSGELYEHEKDLVWKMRHEVQEHFPEALARLLLVTKWNKHEDVAQLSQMLYLLCSWPELPVLSALELLDFSFPDCYVGSFAIKSLRKLTDDELFQYLLQLVQVLKYESYLDCELTKFLLGRALANRKIGHFLFWHLRSEMHVPSVALRFGLIMEAYCRGSTHHMKVLMKQGEALSKLKALNDFVKASSQKTTKPQTKEMMHMCMRQETYMEALSHLQSPLDPSTLLEEVCSVEQCTFMDSKMKPLWIMYSSEKAGGAGSVGIIFKNGDDLRQDMLTLQMIQLMDFLWKQEGLDLRMTPYGCLPTGDRTGLIEVVLHSDTIANIQLNKSNMAATAAFNKDALLNWLKSKNPGEALDRAIEEFTLSCAGYCVATYVLGIGDRHSDNIMIRESGQLFHIDFGHFLGNFKTKFGINRERVPFILTYDFVHVIQQGKTNNSEKFERFRGYCERAYTILRRHGLLFLHLFALMRAAGLPELSCSKDIQYLKDSLALGKTEEEALKHFRVKFNEALRESWKTKVNWLAHNVSKDNRQ; encoded by the exons ATGCCCCCTGGGGTAGACTGCCCCATGGAGTTCTGGACCAAAGAGGAGAGCCAGAGCGTGGCCGTTGACTTCTTGCTGCCCACAGGAGTCTACTTGAACTTCCCTGTGTCCCGCAATGCCAACCTCAGCACCATCAAGCAG GTGCTGTGGCATCGTGCACAGTATGAGCCGTTCTTCCACATGCTCAGTGACCCCGAGGCTTATGTGTTCACCTGTGTGAACCAGACAGCGGAGCAGCAGGAGTTGGAGGATGAGCAGCGGAGGCTGTGTGACATCCAGCCCTTCCTGCCCGTGCTGCGCCTGGTGGCCCGAGAGGGGGACCGCGTGAAGAAGCTCATCAACTCACAGATCAGCCTCCTCATCGGCAAAG GTCTCCATGAGTTTGATTCCCTGCGGGACCCGGAAGTAAACGACTTCCGCACTAAGATGCGCCAGTTTTGCGAAGAGGCCGCGGCTCACCGCCAGCAGCTGGGCTGGGTGGAATGGCTGCAGTATAGCTTCCCCCTGCAGCTGGAGCCCTCAGCCAGAGGTTGGCGGGCTGGCTTATTGCATGTCAGCAACCGACCCCTGCTGGTCAATGTGAAGTTCGAGGGCAGTGAG GAGAGCTTCACCTTCCAGGTATCCACCAAGGACATGCCCCTCGCACTGATGGCCTGTGCCCTCCGAAAAAAGGCCACCGTGTTCCGGCAGCCTCTGGTGGAGAGGCCTGAGGAGTATGCCCTGCAGGTGAACGGGAGGCACGAGTACCTCTACGGCAGCTACCCCCTCTGCCACTTTCAG TACATCTGTAGCTGCCTGCACAGCGGACTGACTCCCCATCTGACCATGGtccactcctcctccatcctCGCCATGAGGGATGAGCAGAGCAACCCTGCCCCCCAGGTGCAGAAGCCACGAGTCAAACCTCCCCCGATCCCTGCCAAGAAG CcctcctctgtgtccctgtgGTCCCTGGAACAGCCATTCTGCATTGAGCTGATTGAGGGCCGCAAGGTGAATGCGGATGAAAGGATGAAG CTGGTTGTGCAGGCCGGGCTCTTCCACGGCAATGAGATGCTGTGCAAGACTGTGTCGAGCTCAGAGGTGAATGTGTGCTCAGAGCCCGTGTGGAAGCAGCGACTAGAATTCGACATCAGCATCTGTGACCTCCCCCGAATGGCCCGGCTCTGCTTTGCACTCTATGCTGTCGTGGAGAAGGCTAAGAAGGCGCGCTCCACAAAGAAGAAGTCCAAGAAGGCG GACTGTCCCATCGCTTGGGCCAACCTCATGCTATTCGACTACAAAGATCAGCTCAAGACGGGCGAACGGTGCCTCTACATGTGGCCCTCTGTCCCAG ATGAGAAAGGGGAACTGATGAATCCTGCGGGTACAGTACGTGGTAACCCCAACACAGAGAGTGCCGCTGCCCTGGTCATCTACCTACCTGAGGTGGCTCCCCACCCTGTGTACTTCCCTGCTCTGGAGAAG ATCCTGGAGCTGGGGCGTCACGGGGAGCGTGGGCGCATCACAGAGGAGGAG CAGCTGCAGCTGCGGGAGATCCTGGAGCGGCGGGGATCTGGGGAACTGTACGAACATGAGAAGGACCTGGTGTGGAAGATGCGTCACGAAGTCCAGGAGCATTTCCCAGAGGCGCTGGCCCGCCTGCTACTGGTCACCAAGTGGAATAAACATGAGGATGTGGCCCAG CTGTCCCAGATGCTCTATTTGCTGTGCTCCTGGCCCGAGCTTCCTGTGCTGAGCGCCCTGGAGCTTCTGGACTTTAGTTTTCCTGACTGCTACGTGGGTTCCTTCGCCATCAAGTCCCTACGGAAGCTGAC gGATGACGAGCTTTTCCAGTACCTTCTGCAGCTGGTACAAGTACTCAAATATGAGTCCTACCTGGACTGCGAGTTGACCAAATTCTTGTTGGGCCGAGCCCTGGCTAACCGCAAGATCGGGCACTTCCTGTTCTGGCACCTCCG ctcTGAGATGCATGTACCGTCCGTGGCCCTGCGTTTTGGCCTCATCATGGAAGCCTACTGCAGAGGCAGCACCCACCACATGAAGGTGCTGATGAAGCAG GGGGAGGCACTGAGCAAGCTTAAGGCCCTGAATGACTTTGTGAAGGCGAGCTCGCAGAAGACCACCAAGCCCCAGACCAAGGAGatgatgcatatgtgtatgcgCCAGGAGACTTACATGGAGGCGCTGTCCCACCTGCAGTCTCCCCTCGACCCCAGCACCCTGCTGGAGGAAGTCTG CAGTGTGGAGCAGTGCACCTTCATGGACTCCAAAATGAAGCCATTGTGGATCATGTACAGCAGCGAGAAGGCAGGCGGTGCCGGCAGCGTGGGCATCATCTTTAAGAACGGGGATG ACCTCCGCCAGGACATGCTGACTCTGCAGATGATCCAGCTCATGGACTTCCTATGGAAGCAGGAGGGCCTGGACCTGAG GATGACCCCCTATGGCTGCCTCCCCACCGGAGATCGCACAGGCCTCATTGAGGTGGTCCTCCACTCGGACACCATCGCCAACATCCAGCTGAATAAAAGCAACATGGCAGCCACGGCTGCGTTCAACAAGGACGCTCTGCTCAACTGGCTCAAGTCTAAGAACCCTGG GGAGGCTCTGGATCGGGCCATTGAGGAATTCACCCTCTCCTGTGCTGGCTACTGTGTGGCCACATATGTGCTGGGCATCGGTGACCGGCACAGCGATAACATCATGatcagagagagtgggcag CTTTTCCACATTGACTTTGGCCACTTTCTGGGGAACTTCAAGACCAAGTTCGGGATCAACCGGGAGCGTGTCCCCTTCATTCTCACCTACGACTTTGTCCACGTGATCCAGCAGGGGAAGACTAACAACAGTGAGAAATTTGAAAG GTTCCGAGGCTACTGTGAACGAGCCTACACCATCCTGCGGCGTCACGGGCTGCTTTTCCTTCATCTCTTCGCCCTCATGCGCGCAGCAGGTCTGCCTGAGCTTAGCTGCTCCAAAGACATCCAGTATCTCAAG GACTCTCTGGCACTAGGGAAGACGGAGGAAGAAGCACTAAAGCACTTCCGGGTGAAGTTCAATGAAGCTCTCCGGGAGAGCTGGAAAACCAAAGTCAACTGGCTGGCACACAATGTGTCCAAGGATAACAGGCAGTAA
- the Pik3cd gene encoding phosphatidylinositol 4,5-bisphosphate 3-kinase catalytic subunit delta isoform isoform X6, producing MPPGVDCPMEFWTKEESQSVAVDFLLPTGVYLNFPVSRNANLSTIKQVLWHRAQYEPFFHMLSDPEAYVFTCVNQTAEQQELEDEQRRLCDIQPFLPVLRLVAREGDRVKKLINSQISLLIGKGLHEFDSLRDPEVNDFRTKMRQFCEEAAAHRQQLGWVEWLQYSFPLQLEPSARGWRAGLLHVSNRPLLVNVKFEGSEESFTFQVSTKDMPLALMACALRKKATVFRQPLVERPEEYALQVNGRHEYLYGSYPLCHFQYICSCLHSGLTPHLTMVHSSSILAMRDEQSNPAPQVQKPRVKPPPIPAKKPSSVSLWSLEQPFCIELIEGRKVNADERMKLVVQAGLFHGNEMLCKTVSSSEVNVCSEPVWKQRLEFDISICDLPRMARLCFALYAVVEKAKKARSTKKKSKKADCPIAWANLMLFDYKDQLKTGERCLYMWPSVPDEKGELMNPAGTVRGNPNTESAAALVIYLPEVAPHPVYFPALEKILELGRHGERGRITEEEQLQLREILERRGSGELYEHEKDLVWKMRHEVQEHFPEALARLLLVTKWNKHEDVAQMLYLLCSWPELPVLSALELLDFSFPDCYVGSFAIKSLRKLTDDELFQYLLQLVQVLKYESYLDCELTKFLLGRALANRKIGHFLFWHLRSEMHVPSVALRFGLIMEAYCRGSTHHMKVLMKQGEALSKLKALNDFVKASSQKTTKPQTKEMMHMCMRQETYMEALSHLQSPLDPSTLLEEVCVEQCTFMDSKMKPLWIMYSSEKAGGAGSVGIIFKNGDDLRQDMLTLQMIQLMDFLWKQEGLDLRMTPYGCLPTGDRTGLIEVVLHSDTIANIQLNKSNMAATAAFNKDALLNWLKSKNPGEALDRAIEEFTLSCAGYCVATYVLGIGDRHSDNIMIRESGQLFHIDFGHFLGNFKTKFGINRERVPFILTYDFVHVIQQGKTNNSEKFERFRGYCERAYTILRRHGLLFLHLFALMRAAGLPELSCSKDIQYLKDSLALGKTEEEALKHFRVKFNEALRESWKTKVNWLAHNVSKDNRQ from the exons ATGCCCCCTGGGGTAGACTGCCCCATGGAGTTCTGGACCAAAGAGGAGAGCCAGAGCGTGGCCGTTGACTTCTTGCTGCCCACAGGAGTCTACTTGAACTTCCCTGTGTCCCGCAATGCCAACCTCAGCACCATCAAGCAG GTGCTGTGGCATCGTGCACAGTATGAGCCGTTCTTCCACATGCTCAGTGACCCCGAGGCTTATGTGTTCACCTGTGTGAACCAGACAGCGGAGCAGCAGGAGTTGGAGGATGAGCAGCGGAGGCTGTGTGACATCCAGCCCTTCCTGCCCGTGCTGCGCCTGGTGGCCCGAGAGGGGGACCGCGTGAAGAAGCTCATCAACTCACAGATCAGCCTCCTCATCGGCAAAG GTCTCCATGAGTTTGATTCCCTGCGGGACCCGGAAGTAAACGACTTCCGCACTAAGATGCGCCAGTTTTGCGAAGAGGCCGCGGCTCACCGCCAGCAGCTGGGCTGGGTGGAATGGCTGCAGTATAGCTTCCCCCTGCAGCTGGAGCCCTCAGCCAGAGGTTGGCGGGCTGGCTTATTGCATGTCAGCAACCGACCCCTGCTGGTCAATGTGAAGTTCGAGGGCAGTGAG GAGAGCTTCACCTTCCAGGTATCCACCAAGGACATGCCCCTCGCACTGATGGCCTGTGCCCTCCGAAAAAAGGCCACCGTGTTCCGGCAGCCTCTGGTGGAGAGGCCTGAGGAGTATGCCCTGCAGGTGAACGGGAGGCACGAGTACCTCTACGGCAGCTACCCCCTCTGCCACTTTCAG TACATCTGTAGCTGCCTGCACAGCGGACTGACTCCCCATCTGACCATGGtccactcctcctccatcctCGCCATGAGGGATGAGCAGAGCAACCCTGCCCCCCAGGTGCAGAAGCCACGAGTCAAACCTCCCCCGATCCCTGCCAAGAAG CcctcctctgtgtccctgtgGTCCCTGGAACAGCCATTCTGCATTGAGCTGATTGAGGGCCGCAAGGTGAATGCGGATGAAAGGATGAAG CTGGTTGTGCAGGCCGGGCTCTTCCACGGCAATGAGATGCTGTGCAAGACTGTGTCGAGCTCAGAGGTGAATGTGTGCTCAGAGCCCGTGTGGAAGCAGCGACTAGAATTCGACATCAGCATCTGTGACCTCCCCCGAATGGCCCGGCTCTGCTTTGCACTCTATGCTGTCGTGGAGAAGGCTAAGAAGGCGCGCTCCACAAAGAAGAAGTCCAAGAAGGCG GACTGTCCCATCGCTTGGGCCAACCTCATGCTATTCGACTACAAAGATCAGCTCAAGACGGGCGAACGGTGCCTCTACATGTGGCCCTCTGTCCCAG ATGAGAAAGGGGAACTGATGAATCCTGCGGGTACAGTACGTGGTAACCCCAACACAGAGAGTGCCGCTGCCCTGGTCATCTACCTACCTGAGGTGGCTCCCCACCCTGTGTACTTCCCTGCTCTGGAGAAG ATCCTGGAGCTGGGGCGTCACGGGGAGCGTGGGCGCATCACAGAGGAGGAG CAGCTGCAGCTGCGGGAGATCCTGGAGCGGCGGGGATCTGGGGAACTGTACGAACATGAGAAGGACCTGGTGTGGAAGATGCGTCACGAAGTCCAGGAGCATTTCCCAGAGGCGCTGGCCCGCCTGCTACTGGTCACCAAGTGGAATAAACATGAGGATGTGGCCCAG ATGCTCTATTTGCTGTGCTCCTGGCCCGAGCTTCCTGTGCTGAGCGCCCTGGAGCTTCTGGACTTTAGTTTTCCTGACTGCTACGTGGGTTCCTTCGCCATCAAGTCCCTACGGAAGCTGAC gGATGACGAGCTTTTCCAGTACCTTCTGCAGCTGGTACAAGTACTCAAATATGAGTCCTACCTGGACTGCGAGTTGACCAAATTCTTGTTGGGCCGAGCCCTGGCTAACCGCAAGATCGGGCACTTCCTGTTCTGGCACCTCCG ctcTGAGATGCATGTACCGTCCGTGGCCCTGCGTTTTGGCCTCATCATGGAAGCCTACTGCAGAGGCAGCACCCACCACATGAAGGTGCTGATGAAGCAG GGGGAGGCACTGAGCAAGCTTAAGGCCCTGAATGACTTTGTGAAGGCGAGCTCGCAGAAGACCACCAAGCCCCAGACCAAGGAGatgatgcatatgtgtatgcgCCAGGAGACTTACATGGAGGCGCTGTCCCACCTGCAGTCTCCCCTCGACCCCAGCACCCTGCTGGAGGAAGTCTG TGTGGAGCAGTGCACCTTCATGGACTCCAAAATGAAGCCATTGTGGATCATGTACAGCAGCGAGAAGGCAGGCGGTGCCGGCAGCGTGGGCATCATCTTTAAGAACGGGGATG ACCTCCGCCAGGACATGCTGACTCTGCAGATGATCCAGCTCATGGACTTCCTATGGAAGCAGGAGGGCCTGGACCTGAG GATGACCCCCTATGGCTGCCTCCCCACCGGAGATCGCACAGGCCTCATTGAGGTGGTCCTCCACTCGGACACCATCGCCAACATCCAGCTGAATAAAAGCAACATGGCAGCCACGGCTGCGTTCAACAAGGACGCTCTGCTCAACTGGCTCAAGTCTAAGAACCCTGG GGAGGCTCTGGATCGGGCCATTGAGGAATTCACCCTCTCCTGTGCTGGCTACTGTGTGGCCACATATGTGCTGGGCATCGGTGACCGGCACAGCGATAACATCATGatcagagagagtgggcag CTTTTCCACATTGACTTTGGCCACTTTCTGGGGAACTTCAAGACCAAGTTCGGGATCAACCGGGAGCGTGTCCCCTTCATTCTCACCTACGACTTTGTCCACGTGATCCAGCAGGGGAAGACTAACAACAGTGAGAAATTTGAAAG GTTCCGAGGCTACTGTGAACGAGCCTACACCATCCTGCGGCGTCACGGGCTGCTTTTCCTTCATCTCTTCGCCCTCATGCGCGCAGCAGGTCTGCCTGAGCTTAGCTGCTCCAAAGACATCCAGTATCTCAAG GACTCTCTGGCACTAGGGAAGACGGAGGAAGAAGCACTAAAGCACTTCCGGGTGAAGTTCAATGAAGCTCTCCGGGAGAGCTGGAAAACCAAAGTCAACTGGCTGGCACACAATGTGTCCAAGGATAACAGGCAGTAA
- the Pik3cd gene encoding phosphatidylinositol 4,5-bisphosphate 3-kinase catalytic subunit delta isoform isoform X2 gives MPPGVDCPMEFWTKEESQSVAVDFLLPTGVYLNFPVSRNANLSTIKQVLWHRAQYEPFFHMLSDPEAYVFTCVNQTAEQQELEDEQRRLCDIQPFLPVLRLVAREGDRVKKLINSQISLLIGKGLHEFDSLRDPEVNDFRTKMRQFCEEAAAHRQQLGWVEWLQYSFPLQLEPSARGWRAGLLHVSNRPLLVNVKFEGSEESFTFQVSTKDMPLALMACALRKKATVFRQPLVERPEEYALQVNGRHEYLYGSYPLCHFQYICSCLHSGLTPHLTMVHSSSILAMRDEQSNPAPQVQKPRVKPPPIPAKKPSSVSLWSLEQPFCIELIEGRKVNADERMKLVVQAGLFHGNEMLCKTVSSSEVNVCSEPVWKQRLEFDISICDLPRMARLCFALYAVVEKAKKARSTKKKSKKADCPIAWANLMLFDYKDQLKTGERCLYMWPSVPDEKGELMNPAGTVRGNPNTESAAALVIYLPEVAPHPVYFPALEKILELGRHGERGRITEEEQLQLREILERRGSGELYEHEKDLVWKMRHEVQEHFPEALARLLLVTKWNKHEDVAQLSQMLYLLCSWPELPVLSALELLDFSFPDCYVGSFAIKSLRKLTDDELFQYLLQLVQVLKYESYLDCELTKFLLGRALANRKIGHFLFWHLRSEMHVPSVALRFGLIMEAYCRGSTHHMKVLMKQGEALSKLKALNDFVKASSQKTTKPQTKEMMHMCMRQETYMEALSHLQSPLDPSTLLEEVCVEQCTFMDSKMKPLWIMYSSEKAGGAGSVGIIFKNGDDLRQDMLTLQMIQLMDFLWKQEGLDLRMTPYGCLPTGDRTGLIEVVLHSDTIANIQLNKSNMAATAAFNKDALLNWLKSKNPGEALDRAIEEFTLSCAGYCVATYVLGIGDRHSDNIMIRESGQLFHIDFGHFLGNFKTKFGINRERVPFILTYDFVHVIQQGKTNNSEKFERFRGYCERAYTILRRHGLLFLHLFALMRAAGLPELSCSKDIQYLKDSLALGKTEEEALKHFRVKFNEALRESWKTKVNWLAHNVSKDNRQ, from the exons ATGCCCCCTGGGGTAGACTGCCCCATGGAGTTCTGGACCAAAGAGGAGAGCCAGAGCGTGGCCGTTGACTTCTTGCTGCCCACAGGAGTCTACTTGAACTTCCCTGTGTCCCGCAATGCCAACCTCAGCACCATCAAGCAG GTGCTGTGGCATCGTGCACAGTATGAGCCGTTCTTCCACATGCTCAGTGACCCCGAGGCTTATGTGTTCACCTGTGTGAACCAGACAGCGGAGCAGCAGGAGTTGGAGGATGAGCAGCGGAGGCTGTGTGACATCCAGCCCTTCCTGCCCGTGCTGCGCCTGGTGGCCCGAGAGGGGGACCGCGTGAAGAAGCTCATCAACTCACAGATCAGCCTCCTCATCGGCAAAG GTCTCCATGAGTTTGATTCCCTGCGGGACCCGGAAGTAAACGACTTCCGCACTAAGATGCGCCAGTTTTGCGAAGAGGCCGCGGCTCACCGCCAGCAGCTGGGCTGGGTGGAATGGCTGCAGTATAGCTTCCCCCTGCAGCTGGAGCCCTCAGCCAGAGGTTGGCGGGCTGGCTTATTGCATGTCAGCAACCGACCCCTGCTGGTCAATGTGAAGTTCGAGGGCAGTGAG GAGAGCTTCACCTTCCAGGTATCCACCAAGGACATGCCCCTCGCACTGATGGCCTGTGCCCTCCGAAAAAAGGCCACCGTGTTCCGGCAGCCTCTGGTGGAGAGGCCTGAGGAGTATGCCCTGCAGGTGAACGGGAGGCACGAGTACCTCTACGGCAGCTACCCCCTCTGCCACTTTCAG TACATCTGTAGCTGCCTGCACAGCGGACTGACTCCCCATCTGACCATGGtccactcctcctccatcctCGCCATGAGGGATGAGCAGAGCAACCCTGCCCCCCAGGTGCAGAAGCCACGAGTCAAACCTCCCCCGATCCCTGCCAAGAAG CcctcctctgtgtccctgtgGTCCCTGGAACAGCCATTCTGCATTGAGCTGATTGAGGGCCGCAAGGTGAATGCGGATGAAAGGATGAAG CTGGTTGTGCAGGCCGGGCTCTTCCACGGCAATGAGATGCTGTGCAAGACTGTGTCGAGCTCAGAGGTGAATGTGTGCTCAGAGCCCGTGTGGAAGCAGCGACTAGAATTCGACATCAGCATCTGTGACCTCCCCCGAATGGCCCGGCTCTGCTTTGCACTCTATGCTGTCGTGGAGAAGGCTAAGAAGGCGCGCTCCACAAAGAAGAAGTCCAAGAAGGCG GACTGTCCCATCGCTTGGGCCAACCTCATGCTATTCGACTACAAAGATCAGCTCAAGACGGGCGAACGGTGCCTCTACATGTGGCCCTCTGTCCCAG ATGAGAAAGGGGAACTGATGAATCCTGCGGGTACAGTACGTGGTAACCCCAACACAGAGAGTGCCGCTGCCCTGGTCATCTACCTACCTGAGGTGGCTCCCCACCCTGTGTACTTCCCTGCTCTGGAGAAG ATCCTGGAGCTGGGGCGTCACGGGGAGCGTGGGCGCATCACAGAGGAGGAG CAGCTGCAGCTGCGGGAGATCCTGGAGCGGCGGGGATCTGGGGAACTGTACGAACATGAGAAGGACCTGGTGTGGAAGATGCGTCACGAAGTCCAGGAGCATTTCCCAGAGGCGCTGGCCCGCCTGCTACTGGTCACCAAGTGGAATAAACATGAGGATGTGGCCCAG CTGTCCCAGATGCTCTATTTGCTGTGCTCCTGGCCCGAGCTTCCTGTGCTGAGCGCCCTGGAGCTTCTGGACTTTAGTTTTCCTGACTGCTACGTGGGTTCCTTCGCCATCAAGTCCCTACGGAAGCTGAC gGATGACGAGCTTTTCCAGTACCTTCTGCAGCTGGTACAAGTACTCAAATATGAGTCCTACCTGGACTGCGAGTTGACCAAATTCTTGTTGGGCCGAGCCCTGGCTAACCGCAAGATCGGGCACTTCCTGTTCTGGCACCTCCG ctcTGAGATGCATGTACCGTCCGTGGCCCTGCGTTTTGGCCTCATCATGGAAGCCTACTGCAGAGGCAGCACCCACCACATGAAGGTGCTGATGAAGCAG GGGGAGGCACTGAGCAAGCTTAAGGCCCTGAATGACTTTGTGAAGGCGAGCTCGCAGAAGACCACCAAGCCCCAGACCAAGGAGatgatgcatatgtgtatgcgCCAGGAGACTTACATGGAGGCGCTGTCCCACCTGCAGTCTCCCCTCGACCCCAGCACCCTGCTGGAGGAAGTCTG TGTGGAGCAGTGCACCTTCATGGACTCCAAAATGAAGCCATTGTGGATCATGTACAGCAGCGAGAAGGCAGGCGGTGCCGGCAGCGTGGGCATCATCTTTAAGAACGGGGATG ACCTCCGCCAGGACATGCTGACTCTGCAGATGATCCAGCTCATGGACTTCCTATGGAAGCAGGAGGGCCTGGACCTGAG GATGACCCCCTATGGCTGCCTCCCCACCGGAGATCGCACAGGCCTCATTGAGGTGGTCCTCCACTCGGACACCATCGCCAACATCCAGCTGAATAAAAGCAACATGGCAGCCACGGCTGCGTTCAACAAGGACGCTCTGCTCAACTGGCTCAAGTCTAAGAACCCTGG GGAGGCTCTGGATCGGGCCATTGAGGAATTCACCCTCTCCTGTGCTGGCTACTGTGTGGCCACATATGTGCTGGGCATCGGTGACCGGCACAGCGATAACATCATGatcagagagagtgggcag CTTTTCCACATTGACTTTGGCCACTTTCTGGGGAACTTCAAGACCAAGTTCGGGATCAACCGGGAGCGTGTCCCCTTCATTCTCACCTACGACTTTGTCCACGTGATCCAGCAGGGGAAGACTAACAACAGTGAGAAATTTGAAAG GTTCCGAGGCTACTGTGAACGAGCCTACACCATCCTGCGGCGTCACGGGCTGCTTTTCCTTCATCTCTTCGCCCTCATGCGCGCAGCAGGTCTGCCTGAGCTTAGCTGCTCCAAAGACATCCAGTATCTCAAG GACTCTCTGGCACTAGGGAAGACGGAGGAAGAAGCACTAAAGCACTTCCGGGTGAAGTTCAATGAAGCTCTCCGGGAGAGCTGGAAAACCAAAGTCAACTGGCTGGCACACAATGTGTCCAAGGATAACAGGCAGTAA